The Lactuca sativa cultivar Salinas chromosome 2, Lsat_Salinas_v11, whole genome shotgun sequence genome includes the window TGTTAAAAATACTCCAACAATTGGTAACTAATCAAAGTAGTTAGTTTCAAAAATACCTTTTTTGAGTCtaattttcaatttcatttacatATAAAGTATGTTAAGCGTCAATAAATTTTGATTTCCATTTCAGTAAAGCCTTCTTCACATGCCTCCAAAACGGCGACATATGGCTTCTACTTCCAATACAATAGTCCCCCGTCAAATACGTCGTTCACGCAGGAGTTCACTTTTAGTGGAGATACCAGCGTTGCCTTTTTATTATGACTGTGGAAATTGTACCTGTGTATGTGAGTATTGTGGAGCTTATTTTTGGTATCAAGAGAGAGTATTGTATTTATCCAGAGCCAATCATCCACAATATACAAAATGTTGTAAGTCGGGTAATGTAGTTCTTCCTTACCCTCTTCATCCGCCTGATGTGCTTATGCAATTCTACGAAGATGATCACTTCATGCGTAACATAAGAGCATATAATTCCATGTTTTCTATGACATCTTTTGGTGCAAACGAAGACGACTCAATCAACAAAGGTCGTGCACCATATGTGTTTAAGGTTAGTGGTCAGATTTACCATTGGATAGGCTCTTTTTATCCTCAAGACATTCATCAACCCCGTTTTCTCCAATTGTACATGTGTGATACTGAAAATGAGATCGCTAATAGACTTCGTTCTTTTCATGATGGGGAAGTACTTTTGTCTGCAGAAGTTGTAGAATCCTTAAGTCATATGTTACGCACACATAATGAGTATGTTCGTACATTTAAGACTGCGAAAGAAATAGCTCAGTCAATGAATTTAGATTCATATGGTGTACGTTTATTTAATGTTGTACCTGACAGAAGATATGGGCCACCAGCCCCTGGAACTTTAGGCTGTATTGTTTGTGGTGATGATGTTACTAGCGCTGTCTATGACATTGTCGTCTATTCAAAGTCTGGGTCACCTCGGCGTGTCAGTAAGCTTCATCCTACTTACATGCCTTTGTAGTATCCATTACTGTTCCCGTATGGTGAAGAAGGATGGTCTCCTAGCATGCATCTACATATTAAGTCTAACAAAAGGTTAACAAATAATATGTATTACAGTTATCAAATTCATGATCGACACACGTACTCTCTTATTTTACGTGCACACCGTCTTTTCCACCAGTAtttagtagatgcatatacttgCATTGAACAATCTAGGCTTGACTTTATTGAACACCATCAGCAACAATTACGAATAGAGTACATCAGCGGTGTTTATGACGCTTTGTCCAGAGGTGCTTCAGACAGTCAGGTCATTGGAAAGCGTGTATTTCTACCTGCAACTTTCGTTGGGGGACCTAGGTATATGTATAAACACTATCAAGACGCTCTTGCCATATGCAAGGTTCATGGTAAGCCACAATATTTCATCACATTCACTTGCAATGTTAAATGGCCTGAGTATAGAAGATACATGGATGCTATTGGTCAACGTGATATTCAAAACAGACCAGATATCATTGCACGCATCTTTAAAATTAAAGTTCATGTTTTCATTAACTTCCTTAAAGAGGACAAAACTTTTGGAGATATTAGTGCATGTAAGTTTTTCTACTCTTATTTCATTTTTCCTATTATTGCCTTCTATTCCTTTATGTCATATATAACATCATTATTAAATATTCTATTCACAGATCTTTACACAATTGAATTCCAAAAAAGGGGTTTACCACATTGCCATACATTATTATGGGTAACGTCACCCTATACAATTCAAGAAGGTGCAGATATTGATAAATACATAACCGCTGAACTTCCTGATCCCATACTTGAACCAACACTATATAGGACTGTTACTACATGCATGCTACATGGTCCTTGTGGTTCATTAAATATTAGTGCCCCCTGTATGGTAGATGATAGATGTAAGAAACGATTTCCAAAACCGTTCAACCCATTAACAACTTTTGATGCAAATGGTTACGTGCATTATAAGAGACGTGTTGGATCGTATCATGTCCTACAAAGTGGGATTAGAACTGATAACGGCTATGTAGTGCCATACAATAAACGTTTGTGTAGTCGATTTGATGCTCACATCAATGTTGAATATTGTGGTTGGAATATGATGATTAAGTACTTATTTAAGTACATATCAAAGGGGTTTGATCGCGTTCGTTTCACTCTTCAAACATCAGAGGCAAATACTCCTACTACTTCCTCTACCATACCTGTCGCAGTAAATGAAATCAAGTCGTTTCTTGATGGTCGGTATATATGTCCACACGA containing:
- the LOC111889939 gene encoding uncharacterized protein LOC111889939; this encodes MTSFGANEDDSINKGRAPYVFKVSGQIYHWIGSFYPQDIHQPRFLQLYMCDTENEIANRLRSFHDGEVLLSAEVVESLSHMLRTHNEYVRTFKTAKEIAQSMNLDSYGVRLFNVVPDRRYGPPAPGTLGCIVCGDDVTSAVYDIVVYSKSGSPRRVSKLHPTYMPFYQIHDRHTYSLILRAHRLFHQYLVDAYTCIEQSRLDFIEHHQQQLRIEYISGVYDALSRGASDSQVIGKRVFLPATFVGGPRYMYKHYQDALAICKVHGKPQYFITFTCNVKWPEYRRYMDAIGQRDIQNRPDIIARIFKIKVHVFINFLKEDKTFGDISAYLYTIEFQKRGLPHCHTLLWVTSPYTIQEGADIDKYITAELPDPILEPTLYRTVTTCMLHGPCGSLNISAPCMVDDRCKKRFPKPFNPLTTFDANGYVHYKRRVGSYHVLQSGIRTDNGYVVPYNKRLCSRFDAHINVEYCGWNMMIKYLFKYISKGFDRVRFTLQTSEANTPTTSSTIPVAVNEIKSFLDGRYICPHEAAWRILNFPIHERDPPVQVLAVHLDGMQPTIFKESSQLSSLIDNPDFGVTTLTEWLHNNQRDGRGIDLTYNDYPSKYSWDTKDKRWIHRTTTTNTTIGRLAYVHPTAGELFYLRILLFHKKGCKSFYDIRTVREYMYSTFRDACEALGLTGDDKEWLTAFEEASTWATSSQLRSLFCHLLLYCEVGNPLLLWETAKPKMGNDITHTFTSNSTDPNVVLHVNTIEQQILLEIQKTLLASTPSKSLADFGLPMPSPSLLSILRNRLILEETNYDTNLLISQNTSMVSQLNPDQLTIYEKVVDAEQNKSQLLLFVYGSGGTGKTFLWTTILSYFRSKGKIILAVAASGIASLLFPSGCTAHSRFVIPIDFTDKSSCNIKKNTACRAPKEDFYDHMG